In Homo sapiens chromosome 11, GRCh38.p14 Primary Assembly, one DNA window encodes the following:
- the GLYAT gene encoding glycine N-acyltransferase isoform X1 produces MTDDLDHYTNTYQIYSKDPQNCQEFLGSPELINWKQHLQIQSSQPSLNEAIQNLAAIKSFKVKQTQRILYMAAETAKELTPFLLKSKILSPNGGKPKAINQEMFKLSSMDVTHAHLVNKFWHFGGNERSQRFIERCIQTFPTCCLLGPEGTPVCWDLMDQTGEMRMAGTLPEYRLHGLVTYVIYSHAQKLGKLGFPVYSHVDYSNEAMQKMSYTLQHVPIPRSWNQWNCVPL; encoded by the exons ATGACAGATGACCTTGATCACTATACCAATACTTACCAAATCTACTCCAAAGATCCCCAAAACTGTCAGGAATTCCTTGGATCACCAGAACTCATCAACTGGAAACAGCATTTACAGATTCAAA GTTCACAGCCTAGCCTGAATGAGGCTATACAAAATCTTGCAGCCATTAAGTCCTTCAAAGTCAAACAAACACAACGCATTCTCTATATGGCAGCTGAAACAGCCAAGGAACTGACTCCTTTCCTGCTGAAATCAAAGATTTTATCTCCCAATGGTGGCAAACCCAAGGCCAT CAACCAAGAGATGTTTAAACTCTCATCCATGGATGTTACCCATGCTCACTTGGTGAATAAATTCTGGCATTTTGGTGGTAATGAGAGGAGCCAGAGATTCATTGAGCGCTGCATTCAGACCTTTCCCACCTGCTGTCTCCTGGGGCCTGAGGGGACCCCTGTGTGCTGGGATCTAATGGACCAGACTGGAGAGATGAGAATGGCAGGCACCTTGCCGGAATACCGGCTCCATGGCCTTGTGACGTATGTCATCTATTCCCACGCCCAGAAATTGGGCAAACTTGGGTTTCCTGTCTATTCTCATGTAGACTACAGCAATGAAGCTATGCAAAAAATGAGTTACACACTGCAACATGTTCCCATTCCCAGAAGCTGGAACCAGTGGAACTGTGTACCTCTGTGA
- the GLYAT gene encoding glycine N-acyltransferase isoform a (isoform a is encoded by transcript variant 1) gives MMLPLQGAQMLQMLEKSLRKSLPASLKVYGTVFHINHGNPFNLKAVVDKWPDFNTVVVCPQEQDMTDDLDHYTNTYQIYSKDPQNCQEFLGSPELINWKQHLQIQSSQPSLNEAIQNLAAIKSFKVKQTQRILYMAAETAKELTPFLLKSKILSPNGGKPKAINQEMFKLSSMDVTHAHLVNKFWHFGGNERSQRFIERCIQTFPTCCLLGPEGTPVCWDLMDQTGEMRMAGTLPEYRLHGLVTYVIYSHAQKLGKLGFPVYSHVDYSNEAMQKMSYTLQHVPIPRSWNQWNCVPL, from the exons GTTTATGGAACTGTCTTTCACATAAACCATGGAAATCCATTCAATCTGAAGGCTGTGGTGGACAAGTGGCCTGATTTTAATACAGTGGTTGTCTGCCCTCAGGAGCAG GATATGACAGATGACCTTGATCACTATACCAATACTTACCAAATCTACTCCAAAGATCCCCAAAACTGTCAGGAATTCCTTGGATCACCAGAACTCATCAACTGGAAACAGCATTTACAGATTCAAA GTTCACAGCCTAGCCTGAATGAGGCTATACAAAATCTTGCAGCCATTAAGTCCTTCAAAGTCAAACAAACACAACGCATTCTCTATATGGCAGCTGAAACAGCCAAGGAACTGACTCCTTTCCTGCTGAAATCAAAGATTTTATCTCCCAATGGTGGCAAACCCAAGGCCAT CAACCAAGAGATGTTTAAACTCTCATCCATGGATGTTACCCATGCTCACTTGGTGAATAAATTCTGGCATTTTGGTGGTAATGAGAGGAGCCAGAGATTCATTGAGCGCTGCATTCAGACCTTTCCCACCTGCTGTCTCCTGGGGCCTGAGGGGACCCCTGTGTGCTGGGATCTAATGGACCAGACTGGAGAGATGAGAATGGCAGGCACCTTGCCGGAATACCGGCTCCATGGCCTTGTGACGTATGTCATCTATTCCCACGCCCAGAAATTGGGCAAACTTGGGTTTCCTGTCTATTCTCATGTAGACTACAGCAATGAAGCTATGCAAAAAATGAGTTACACACTGCAACATGTTCCCATTCCCAGAAGCTGGAACCAGTGGAACTGTGTACCTCTGTGA